Proteins encoded together in one Rhizobium sp. 11515TR window:
- a CDS encoding cysteine hydrolase family protein, with protein MMNFWPCNPPERAAKAALVVIDMQVDFCAPGGWVDQLGEDVSNTRSVIPAVAEALTIARAAGLAVFHTREGHKPDLSDLPANKQWRTRIHGLGIGDEGASGRILVRGEPGFEIVPELAPLADEAVIDKPGKSSFHATDFDARLAAQGITHLIVIGVTSDCCVQSTFRDGFERGYECVTLEDCTAAVETANHEAMMDILKAFGGRWGTVSDLVGFRAAVEALHG; from the coding sequence ATGATGAATTTCTGGCCCTGTAATCCGCCTGAACGCGCCGCTAAGGCGGCGCTCGTCGTGATTGACATGCAGGTCGATTTCTGCGCGCCGGGCGGGTGGGTCGATCAATTGGGCGAGGATGTCAGCAATACGCGCTCCGTCATACCGGCCGTTGCCGAGGCCCTCACAATCGCGCGGGCTGCGGGCCTTGCCGTCTTCCATACCCGAGAAGGCCATAAGCCGGACCTGTCGGACCTGCCGGCCAACAAGCAATGGCGTACCCGCATCCATGGGCTCGGCATCGGCGATGAAGGTGCTTCCGGGCGCATCCTCGTGCGCGGCGAACCCGGCTTCGAAATCGTTCCGGAGCTTGCGCCGCTCGCTGACGAAGCGGTGATCGACAAGCCGGGCAAGTCGAGTTTCCACGCGACCGATTTCGATGCGCGGCTGGCGGCTCAAGGCATCACCCATCTCATCGTCATCGGCGTCACCTCCGATTGCTGCGTGCAATCGACCTTCCGCGACGGCTTCGAGCGCGGTTATGAATGCGTCACTCTCGAGGACTGCACGGCAGCGGTCGAAACGGCCAATCACGAAGCGATGATGGATATCTTGAAAGCCTTCGGCGGGCGCTGGGGGACGGTGTCCGATCTCGTGGGTTTCCGCGCCGCCGTGGAGGCGCTTCATGGCTGA
- a CDS encoding cysteine hydrolase family protein translates to MADNFPGVAAAPYSWPFDGQWSAADSALLILGFQNGTIAALCAEPEAAVAAKLIACARDAGLPVIASRRGRSEALSPVAARRAAMGDPVFAPGTSEWQLSDTLGLQVEASIFDHPGDNAFHSTGLEAWLRRRGIRNLVLAGVPTEGLLHATQRAANDMGFECITVSDACKGTTDARHAGQLRITVFGNGLFGTVARSDQLFSALRAPIPT, encoded by the coding sequence ATGGCTGACAACTTCCCCGGCGTTGCCGCCGCCCCGTATTCCTGGCCCTTCGACGGGCAATGGAGCGCTGCCGACAGCGCGCTTCTCATTCTGGGGTTCCAGAACGGTACGATCGCGGCACTCTGTGCGGAGCCGGAGGCCGCTGTCGCGGCAAAGCTGATCGCATGCGCCCGGGACGCCGGCCTGCCGGTGATTGCGAGCCGGCGCGGCCGCAGCGAGGCACTTTCCCCGGTTGCTGCCCGCCGCGCCGCCATGGGCGATCCCGTCTTTGCGCCCGGGACGTCGGAATGGCAGCTTTCCGACACGCTCGGCCTGCAGGTGGAGGCTTCGATCTTCGACCATCCGGGCGACAATGCCTTCCATTCGACCGGGCTCGAAGCCTGGTTGCGGCGGCGCGGCATCCGCAATCTGGTGCTGGCGGGTGTTCCAACCGAGGGCCTGCTGCACGCGACCCAGCGTGCTGCCAACGACATGGGCTTCGAATGCATCACCGTTTCCGATGCGTGCAAGGGAACGACGGATGCCCGCCATGCCGGGCAATTGCGCATCACCGTCTTCGGCAACGGGCTTTTCGGCACCGTGGCGCGCTCGGATCAACTGTTCTCGGCGCTGAGGGCGCCCATCCCGACCTGA